The Euphorbia lathyris chromosome 2, ddEupLath1.1, whole genome shotgun sequence genome includes a window with the following:
- the LOC136220441 gene encoding histone H2A variant 1 — translation MAGKGGKGLLAAKTTAANKDKDKDKKRPTSRSSRAGIQFPVGRIHRHLKTRTAANGRVGATAAVYLASILEYLTAEVLELAGNASKDLKVKRITPRHLQLAIRGDEELDTLIKGTIAGGGVIPHIHKSLINKTTKD, via the exons ATGGCCGGGAAAGGAGGGAAGGGGCTTTTGGCAGCCAAAACTACTGCTGCTAACAAGGACAAAGATAAGGACAAGAAGAGGCCTACTTCTCGCTCTTCTCGCGCTGGTATTCAG TTTCCAGTTGGTCGTATTCATCGGCATCTGAAGACAAGGACAGCTGCAAATGGAAGGGTTGGGGCAACTGCTGCAGTCTACTTGGCTTCAATTCTGGAATATCTGACTGCAGAGGTTCTTGAATTGGCTGGAAATGCAAGTAAGGATCTTAAGGTGAAGAGAATCACTCCCAGGCATCTGCAGCTGGCCATCAGAGGTGATGAAGAACTTGATACACTGATCAAGGGGACAATTGCTGGAGGTGGAGTCATACCTCACATCCATAAGTCTCTCATTAACAAAACAACCAAAGACTGA